The genome window GAGGGTGAATATCTCAGCCTAGGTGGGAGCTGGCCAGGCAACACACTTACTGTGACAGGCTTCCCTCCACCAAGAGGCTTACAGCTACCCTTGAACGGGGGTCagcaaactgaggcccacaggCCAATTTTGGCCATCTGCTTGCATTTCTACCGCTCCTAATTAAGaatggttttatatttttaaatggctacaCTTTAAAAGGGAGTACCTACATAAAAGCCTCGACTTTGCTTCTTGGTCCCACAGCCTGAGAGATTTAATGTCTGCTCTTTAAGGAAAAGTTGGTTGAGCCCCACTCTAGGAGGCCAGTCTTTGGCTTAGTCCCAAGTTCATGAACCTGGAGGGCCATGACTCCCCTTGAGCCTCTGACACATCCGCACACACGTTTTCAGCACCAGTATCAGCCAACTCCCTCTTGGACACTGGCTAACTGTCCCTCTTGCCTTTCAGCCCCTCGAGCTTCTCTGTGAGAAGTCCATTGGCACAGCCAACAGACCAATGGGTGCCGGCGAGGCCCTGCGAAGAGTGCTGGAATGCCTGGCGTCAGGCATCGTGATGCCAGGTTGGGGCCTTGTGCTTTGCAAGTTGTAGGGAAAAGACAGGGATTGAGGCCCTGAAGCCATGTCCTGGCGGGTCCCCTGACCGGGTTAGGGCAGCAGCAGCCCCGTGTCCCCCTAGGGATGGAGCATGTGACTACCCTCTTGCACCATCATATCCAGCCCTGTGGCGGCTCCGCAGCTGTGACTCAGGGCGGATCCGGGGCAGTGGTGACCCACTCCCACGCGAGCTCCTTGCTCTGAGACACGTGGATTATTTCTCTCAAGGGCTGGATGCTGAGTGGGTCACCGAGCTCGGTGTGTTTTCCAGAGCTGGGTGTGGATGGGGCGTGGGGGGTAACGCACTTGGATCCCTCAGCCAGCACAACTCTTCCGAGATGCTAAAAGATAATCCTCTGCATATCTTCCTTGTTTCCTGCCTTCAGATGGTTCTGGCATTTATGACCCTTGTGAAAAAGAAGCCACTGATGCTATTGGGCATCTAGACAGACAGCAACGGGAAGATATCACACAGAGTGCGCAGGTATAGTCATCGCCATTGCCAACGTGAGCCCTACCCAGTCTGTAATCACTGGCTTCCAGTTCCATTACTGGGTATTCTCAGGGTAGCCACTGGACTTGTAGGTTCAGGTCGGGGATTGAAGGTGAAGGGACTGTGCCTGATACAGGGCGCCCCAATCTGGGCTGCTTCTTTCCCCTGGCGCCACGCGTGGTTATCACCTGCCCCCTCATCCTGCTCGAGTGCTGTTTTCAGGCACTGAGTTCAGTGGGGAGATGTATTTGCTGTGCGGACTGCTTCAAGGGTCCTCCCCTTGCAGGCCCACCACGTGGCTCCGTGTGGCAACCAGTCCCCAGGTTGGGGTCTCCTGTATTCCTCTCGAGGGGGGTGGTCACAGGCTGGCCTTCCCCCACAGCAAGGCTGGGCCCTGGCTGTCAGGCCCTCCCCTGGCTGTTGGGGGACCCCTTGCTGCTATAGGGGAGACCATTAGCAACTCCCTCAGCTCCCACCCCTTCCAGAAGGCATTAGTAAGCGCACACAGGTTGGCTGGGGACGCAGAGCGGCTGAGTCAaattcctcttccccttctccaGCACGCTCTGCGACTTGCTGCGTTTGGCCAGCTCCATAAAGTCCTGGGTATGGACCCTCTGCCTTCTAAGATGCCCAAGAAACCAAAGAATGAAAACCCAGTGGACTACATAGGTAAGCATGCTGTGGGCCATGCCCAGGTGAGCCGTGTCATTGTGGATGCCCAGTAGAGGCCAGACTCGATTCTCAGCTGCTTCTATCATGATCTCCTTTCAGTTCAAATACCCCCCAGTACCACCTATGCCATTACGCCCATGAAACGCCCAATGGAGGAAGATGGGGAGGAAAAGTCTCCcagcaaaaagaagaagaagattcAGAAGAAAGGTACAAGCATTCATTCGTAGTCCTTTTAGTTTTAGCCTCCATCTGGCTTCAATTAAGGTTCACCCCAGAGTGGTGAGATGCCTgcttttgcattcattttctcaGACGTGGTATTTaagtccttttaaaaatgattaaatataaCTTGGGTACAGGACACAAGTAGGGTGGATGTGCCTCAGCTGGTGACCGCAGGCTGCTGTGTGCCTGGGAGCTGTGCAGGCAGGACCTGGGCCCATGTGGCTGCCGTCTGCTGCCTGCTCTTCCACGTCATGCAGCAGGGGCCCGTCAAAAGTTCCCCCTCCTGGGCTCAGAATTGACTGACTTTCCAGAACAATGCTGTGCTCTCTCTGCAGAGGAGAAGGCAGAGCCTCCCCAAGCTATGAACGCCCTGATGAGACTGAACCAGCTAAAGCCAGGGCTGCAGTACAAACTGGTTTCCCAGACTGGCCCAGTCCATGCCCCCATCTTCACCATGTCTGTGGAGGTAGACGGCAACTCATTCGAGGCCTCTGGACCGTCCAAAAAGACTGCCAAGCTGCATGTGGCTGTTAAGGTGAGTGTGGCCGGCAGCGATGTGCAACGTGTTCCTGTCCCCCACACAGCGAGACGTGGCCTTGGTTTTGGGCCCCTGTAGAGCCATCATTCCCTATTTAGGTCCTGGGTGTGGCCAGCACAGGGCTTAGGGTGTTTGAACACTGATAGATAGTTAGATTCTGAGCGATGGCCAGTCACATGTGGCAAGAATGCCATCATCACTGACTGAGAGGCAACATGGTCCCCAAATGTGGCTGGGCACCAGGGTCTCCTTCAGGATCCTGGGTTCAGAAGGGGACCTGTGTGGGTGAGCCCTTCCTCACCAGGGGCTCTGTGGATCTTCCTTCTGTAGGTGTTACAGGACATGGGCTTGCCCACGGGTGCCGAAGGCAGAGACTCCAGCAAGGGAGAGGACTCAGCCGAGGAGACGGAGGCAAAGCCGGCCGTGGTGGCCCCTCCACCTGTGGTGGAAGCTGTCTCCACCCCCAGCGCTGCCTTCCCCTCGGACCCCACTGCCGAGGTGAGCACGTGGTGGGTACTGGACTGAGCAACAGGAAGGAGCAGGCAGCCCTGTGTGCCATGAGCCAGGATGGTTACTGATTCTTGTTGATTTCCCCGAAGAGAGTAGCCTTCTAGTCCAGGAGCCTGGGGAGGGAGTTGGGTGTGAGCCATTGAGCCATGACTGAGAGGGCCTTGCTGTGTTGACCTCATGTCTGGGGCTACACTGAGGTAGCCCTCAGTGAAGGACATGGTGTTTGCCCAAGAGATGGGGTGTGGGTGGAGGTGGTCCCACTGCTGGGAAGGCCACAGATGACTTCTGGAGATCAGAGTGGTGAGGGGGACAGCAGAGTAAATGGAGCAGGGGCTTCCCCCACATGCTGGAAAGCCCTTAGCTGAGtttgttggttttcttttctgttttccctgaGAACGTAAAACAGCAAGGGCCGATCCTGACCAAGCACGGCAAGAACCCTGTTATGGAGCTTAATGAGAAGAGGCGTGGCCTCAAGTACGAGCTCATCTCAGAGACAGGGGGCAGTCATGACAAGCGCTTCGTCATGGAGGTGAGTGGTTCCTTCCCATGGAAAGTCCTGTCCCAAGGGAAGCATTGTCACTGCCAACACGCATCTGTTTTCCCCAGGTTGAGGTGGACGGACAGAAGTTTCAAGGTGCTGGCTCAAACAAAAAGGTGGCCAAAGCGTATGCCGCCCTTGCTGCACTAGAAAAACTGTTCCCTGATGCCCCTCTTGCCCTTGAGGCCAACAAGAAGAAGAGAGCCCCTGTGCCTGTGAGAGGTGGACCGAAATTTGCTGCTAAGGTGAGCGGTCACCCCTGAGATCTCTGGCCTTGGCATGTATTTGCTGGTGATTTGAGTGGGAGGTGAATGTAACCTGTGTGTCTTCTCTCCCGTCCAGCCACATAACCCTGGGTTCGGCATGGGGGGCCCCATGCACAATGAGGTGCCTCCGCCCCCCAACCTTCGAGGCCGGGGCAGAGGAGGGAACATCCGCAGtcgagggagagggagaggatttGGTGGTGCCAACCATGGAGGCTACATGAATGCTGGTGAGGACCCTTGTCTTGAGTGTCCCTGTGGGCCAGGCCTGCTCCCTGGGGTGCGTGGGCCCCTGGGGTCGGCTGAGATGCCTGAAGAATCCGGGGCCCGGCAGACCAGCCTCCCCACCTGGTGAACCCTGTCTGTTCCCTTCCAGGCGCCGGGTACGGCAGCTACGGGTATGGAGGCAACTCGGCGACCGCCGGCTACAGTAAGTGTGTGTTTCTCTTTGTCTGAGCTTGGGAAGAAGCAGCAGCTTAGCTCCTGTGGCCTGAGTTAGAGCAGGGCGGccacttcagcagcctccctgagGCTGAAGGGCGGCTCACAGCTGTTCTCAGTGGTTAGGTCAGGCGGTCCTGCATCGCCCCCGTCCTGCAAAAGCGTAGTTTACTCTTTAAATGTTAACACACGCTTGTGTGACTTGAAAGTTTgttaaaagtcaaaattttaaatttctctgctTTAAGCCATGCGAAGCACCAATCCTGTGAATATGCTTTTCTGACAGTGCACAGCTCTTGTCTTGAGAAGGAGCCTTCATTGGGGGGTTACAGGAGCAGAGAAATCTAAAACATGAATTTCAAATGTGGCGCTCTGTGCCATTTTTCGAaagaattctaattttttttctctgctctgTCTCCCCCTTTTGTAGGTGACTTTTTCACAGACTGCTACGGCTATCATGATTTTGGGTCTTCCTAGAGCATCTAAAAGTATTGCACACAAAATCAACTTTTTACTCCAATTTTCTCGAACTCCAAAACCCAAAGTGTCCGTGCTGTGCCCTGTGCTTCACTGGGTTTCTCAACCGTGGCTTGTCACCGCAGCTTGTCTGAAACTCTTAGCCTGCAGAATTTAAGACAATGGCAGTTTTTACCGTGATTTGCCTTTGAACTTGGTCATATTGAAGTTCACAATAAGTGGAAAACAATTTTCTGAGAATGCGTTTTTGTGCAGAATTGCACAGAATTCTAGAGCCAGCGTTGGTCAGCATCAAGGCAAAAGCCCACCATTGCTTTTTATGGAAAGCATTACTTTATTTAAGAGACAGATAATAATGCATTTTAATCTACCTTTGTCTTAATTTACAGCAGGTTTTGTATGAATTTTTAACCTTTTAACATATTCCCAAATCTGATTGATGCCTTTGACAGTAACGATTTCACCACATCTGAATCCAGAGCAGctagcctttttttaaaaagcatgtaaaACGTTGGAAACCTTGGGGAATTGTATATTGTGCTAAGTTAACCTCTTCCGCCTCTTGTAAATGCTCTGGTGGGTTCTTGTTCGGGGATGCGATGTTCTGTGGCTGCTTTAGCTAGAGGTGAACTCTCAAAGGTATCAAAACTGTGCTTCCATCGTTAACTGCAAGAAACAGACAGGCTTTAAGGAAGAGAGAACGTGGAATTTTGCAAGTCCTAATCACAGCTGCAAATGCATGGGATTCTAgaggggtttttctttttcctttttttttttcctaaatgggGTTTACACATAATTAAGCAGAAGGAGCCTGATACTTAGGGCAATTCCCCGGTGAAGAGCCGAGCCTCAGCGGAGCTTGTGCTGCTAGGCATATGGCCGAAGCAGATTCCAGAAGGCTGGAAAACTACTGCCCTCTCACCTTAGGGTACACACTTGAGTTGTGGCCTCTCCCTGTGTGTAGAGAGGCACACGGAGGCATTTTGGCTCTTTGAGACCCCCATTTCCTGGCGGCAGCTCCCCTTGGGAGTGAGTGTAGTTTGGGCTTTGGTTAGCAGTTCTTTTTGCAGCAAAGCCTGCGTCTGTGTTGACTTGCAAGATTTGCGTTTATTCAGGCAAAAAAAACTGGTCAAAACGGTTACTGCATAATTTGTTCCCAGGGGTTTGAAACATTCAgtgaaactttttaaaacttggattgcatgatgtatttttttttttagaaagttaCTGTTTGAGAATAATGTCTTTTTATACCAGGAAATAGTTATCCTGAAATGACGTTAAAAACTTCCCCTCCccgttatttttttttaaatcaatacatGTTAAAGTAACAAGCCCTCAATACTTGGCGTCTTCATTCATTCCTGTGCAGGCTGCGGGGCAGCAGAGGTGGCAGGGTTCTGAGGAGGGGGTCTGAAGGGGACGTCCTGTCCTCCAGCCTTCTCTCCGAGCCCTCGCATGTTTGCTCCCTTGTGTTGTGGGACACATCCTTCCCCTTGGTGTTTTGCCTTTGTGAGTTGAGCagtgggctggggggtgggggtgaggggtctGGAGAAAATTAACTGATGTCAGAGATCAGTTctatccaaattatttttcaaaccGCCCAAAAGCACAACGGTGTGGGGTGTACATCTCCAGCGGGTGGAAGGCCCTTGAGGATTCCCAAATTAACCCTATCCTAAAGGCAGGAGACCATTGGTGTTAAATATGGGAAGGGCAGATGGGCTGTACGGGGGTGTCCccatcccctgccctttccctgggCATAGTGGTCGGACCAGGCACCAGCCCCCACTGTGGTAGGGGCAGCACCAACCAGCAAAGGTGTGCCCAGGCCCACCTGCTCCAGGAACCCAAGGAGCTCCGCTGCCCCTGCGTGAACACTGGGGAGTACCCGACTGGGCCAGAGCGCCGGCATGTGACCCGTCCTCTTTCTCCCCCCTTGCCTTAGCTGACCCATCCCCCGTCGGTCCATCTGGTGGGGGCGGTGTGTTAACAAACCTGTTTCTGGGGTACCAGAGGAGGGGGGTACCCACTGTGACATTTTCGGCTCCAGGGCCTGAGAATGTGGCATCCTCACTGCACGCTTGTCAGTCCTGCTGCTCAGTCCCGCCTGTGCCCGGCAGCTGTGCTGGGAACAAGAAGGGGCCCTCTGGAGGGCCACCTAAGGCAGTACCTTGaggcccccgcctgggtgttCAGATCCCAGCCTTAGTCTCCTTTCCCCGCGAGGCTCTGGAATCACTGCTTAAATTAAGTGTTTGTGCAGTCACAGCAGAGAGATGCCCAAGTCATTTGGCTGAGTCTCCATTTGCTCCTCCCAGAACCAAGTCAGACTGTTTGGTTTTCTTGGAATGAAAACATTGGTATTAGGGGCATCATTAAAGAGCATCTCCTGGGTTCACCCAGGCCTGTGAGTGCAGAGCCTCTTCCCAGCACAGCAGCGGGGAGGTGGCGGTGGCCAGCTGCTTCTCTGGGGCTTTGCTTTTCATGTCACCGTTGGGGACTTCTGGGTAGCAGCCAGCTAGTGGCGAATGTCATCGCTCTCGGAGCCCATGTCATTGTGATGTTGACATCCACTGCAAAAGCTGCTGTCGTGCCGCTGCTTGGCAAAGATCCATTGTTGTCATCAGCCAATGGGTGAGTCGAGCTGAAGGCTGGGCCAGCCCATACCAGGCTGTTTGAAGGACCAGAGCCACTGCTCTCGTGTTCCAGCCTCTTTCCCTCTGTCCAGCCTGGGCAGTGGGCTTGTGGGTCAGCCTTCAGGGCCCACAGCTGctaccttccctctccttcccctcccccatccccccaaTCCTGCGCCTGATCCACTGCCTTCCTGTTTAGGTCAGTTCTACAGCAACGGAGGGCATTCTGGCAATGccggtggtggcggcggcgggggaggtggtGGCTCTTCTGGCTACGGCTCCTACTACCAAGGTGACAACTACAACTCACCGGTGCCCCCGAAACATGCTGGGAAGAAGCAGCCGCACGGGGGCCAGCAGAAGCCCTCCTACGGCTCAGGCTACCAGTCTCACCAAGGCCAGCAGCAGTCCTACAACCAGAGCCAATATGGCAACTACGGCCCCCCGCAGGGCAAGCAGAAAGGCTATAATCATGGACAAGGCAACTACTCCTCCTACTCAAACTCCTACAGCTCCCCCGGAGGTGGGGGCGGATCAGACTACAGCTACGAGAGCAAATTCAGTGAGTTGGCTTCCAGAGCCCCCTGGCCTGGCCGGGGTCCGGGCCGGCGGCGCATCCCGTGAAGTGGCAGAAGCTCAGCACTGCCCCGACCTGTGTTTGAGGGACTGGAATAATGTCAGGCGGTGCTGGCTGCAGGGCAGGCCTTAGGAAAATCCTGGAGACAGAGTCACCCCAGCCCAGGTCTTTGCGGTTCCTCCCTGTTGCCTTCTCCAAGGTCCTGGAGGCAGTGGGCTGAGGCTGGGGCCCAAGGGTAGATGGAGCCTGTGAGCCCCGGCTAGCCACTGCAAGATCACCTCCAGAGATGGGGTCTGGAGAAGTGTTGCACCCAGCCCCTAGCAGATCCTGAATTACTTACTGCCCTCTCCACCCCTCCTTCCACCTCATGCACAGACCCAGTGGGCTGTGGCTATGTTGGTGGCCCGGCTCGGGGCGCATGAGTGTGCGCTCTTCCTGACGGGACAGTTGTTCTGTCTGTGCTGGGCCGGGCAGGGGGCGccgggtgggagaggagaggttgGAGGAACAGGTGGGAAGGCAGGATGGAACTGGGCTCCAGAATGTGGTGACGTTGCAGGGCTTCATGGCCTCTGGCACTTTGGTTGGACAGAGGTGTGTCAGATTTAAGCAGTCAAGGCAGGGAGATCTGCCAAGGACCTGCCGCTTCCAGGGCCGCACACGAGGAACCTAGACCGCCTCAGCTGTGTCTTGGTCAAGGCTCCTTAACTGCGCTGTCTTCTCTCCCCCAGACTACAGTGGGAGTGGAGGCCGGAGCGGCGGGAACAGCTACGGCTCAGGCGGGTCGTCCTACAACCCAGGGTCACACGGGGGCTACGGCGGAGGTTCTGGGGGCGGCTCCTCATACCAAGGCAAACAAGGTGGGCCTGGGGCAGTAGGCCGCTCTGCAGGGGGACCTGAGTCAGCAGGGGCCACACGGATTCCATAGAAAGGGTGTGGCCTGGGGTGGGCAGATAGCAGCACAGGCGGGGCCGCT of Vicugna pacos chromosome 22, VicPac4, whole genome shotgun sequence contains these proteins:
- the ILF3 gene encoding interleukin enhancer-binding factor 3 isoform X6 produces the protein MRPVRIFVNDDRHVMAKHSSVYPTQEELEAVQNMVSHTERALKAVSDWIDEQEKGSSDHAESENVDVPPEDDSKEGAGEQKTEHMTRTLRGVMRVGLVAKGLLLKGDLDLELVLLCKEKPTTTLLDKVADNLAIQLAAVTEDKYEILQSVDDAAIVIKNTKEPPLSLTIHLTSPVVREEMEKVLAGETLSVNDPPDVLDRQKCLAALASLRHAKWFQARANGLKSCVIVIRVLRDLCTRVPTWGPLRGWPLELLCEKSIGTANRPMGAGEALRRVLECLASGIVMPDGSGIYDPCEKEATDAIGHLDRQQREDITQSAQHALRLAAFGQLHKVLGMDPLPSKMPKKPKNENPVDYIVQIPPSTTYAITPMKRPMEEDGEEKSPSKKKKKIQKKEEKAEPPQAMNALMRLNQLKPGLQYKLVSQTGPVHAPIFTMSVEVDGNSFEASGPSKKTAKLHVAVKVLQDMGLPTGAEGRDSSKGEDSAEETEAKPAVVAPPPVVEAVSTPSAAFPSDPTAEQGPILTKHGKNPVMELNEKRRGLKYELISETGGSHDKRFVMEVEVDGQKFQGAGSNKKVAKAYAALAALEKLFPDAPLALEANKKKRAPVPVRGGPKFAAKPHNPGFGMGGPMHNEVPPPPNLRGRGRGGNIRSRGRGRGFGGANHGGYMNAGAGYGSYGYGGNSATAGYSDFFTDCYGYHDFGSS
- the ILF3 gene encoding interleukin enhancer-binding factor 3 isoform X1; this encodes MRPVRIFVNDDRHVMAKHSSVYPTQEELEAVQNMVSHTERALKAVSDWIDEQEKGSSDHAESENVDVPPEDDSKEGAGEQKTEHMTRTLRGVMRVGLVAKGLLLKGDLDLELVLLCKEKPTTTLLDKVADNLAIQLAAVTEDKYEILQSVDDAAIVIKNTKEPPLSLTIHLTSPVVREEMEKVLAGETLSVNDPPDVLDRQKCLAALASLRHAKWFQARANGLKSCVIVIRVLRDLCTRVPTWGPLRGWPLELLCEKSIGTANRPMGAGEALRRVLECLASGIVMPDGSGIYDPCEKEATDAIGHLDRQQREDITQSAQHALRLAAFGQLHKVLGMDPLPSKMPKKPKNENPVDYIVQIPPSTTYAITPMKRPMEEDGEEKSPSKKKKKIQKKEEKAEPPQAMNALMRLNQLKPGLQYKLVSQTGPVHAPIFTMSVEVDGNSFEASGPSKKTAKLHVAVKVLQDMGLPTGAEGRDSSKGEDSAEETEAKPAVVAPPPVVEAVSTPSAAFPSDPTAENVKQQGPILTKHGKNPVMELNEKRRGLKYELISETGGSHDKRFVMEVEVDGQKFQGAGSNKKVAKAYAALAALEKLFPDAPLALEANKKKRAPVPVRGGPKFAAKPHNPGFGMGGPMHNEVPPPPNLRGRGRGGNIRSRGRGRGFGGANHGGYMNAGAGYGSYGYGGNSATAGYSQFYSNGGHSGNAGGGGGGGGGGSSGYGSYYQGDNYNSPVPPKHAGKKQPHGGQQKPSYGSGYQSHQGQQQSYNQSQYGNYGPPQGKQKGYNHGQGNYSSYSNSYSSPGGGGGSDYSYESKFNYSGSGGRSGGNSYGSGGSSYNPGSHGGYGGGSGGGSSYQGKQGGYSSQSNYNSPGSGQNYSGPPSSYQSSQGGYGRNADHSMNYQYR
- the ILF3 gene encoding interleukin enhancer-binding factor 3 isoform X3, which encodes MRPVRIFVNDDRHVMAKHSSVYPTQEELEAVQNMVSHTERALKAVSDWIDEQEKGSSDHAESENVDVPPEDDSKEGAGEQKTEHMTRTLRGVMRVGLVAKGLLLKGDLDLELVLLCKEKPTTTLLDKVADNLAIQLAAVTEDKYEILQSVDDAAIVIKNTKEPPLSLTIHLTSPVVREEMEKVLAGETLSVNDPPDVLDRQKCLAALASLRHAKWFQARANGLKSCVIVIRVLRDLCTRVPTWGPLRGWPLELLCEKSIGTANRPMGAGEALRRVLECLASGIVMPDGSGIYDPCEKEATDAIGHLDRQQREDITQSAQHALRLAAFGQLHKVLGMDPLPSKMPKKPKNENPVDYIVQIPPSTTYAITPMKRPMEEDGEEKSPSKKKKKIQKKEEKAEPPQAMNALMRLNQLKPGLQYKLVSQTGPVHAPIFTMSVEVDGNSFEASGPSKKTAKLHVAVKVLQDMGLPTGAEGRDSSKGEDSAEETEAKPAVVAPPPVVEAVSTPSAAFPSDPTAENVKQQGPILTKHGKNPVMELNEKRRGLKYELISETGGSHDKRFVMEVEVDGQKFQGAGSNKKVAKAYAALAALEKLFPDAPLALEANKKKRAPVPVRGGPKFAAKPHNPGFGMGGPMHNEVPPPPNLRGRGRGGNIRSRGRGRGFGGANHGGYMNAGAGYGSYGYGGNSATAGYSQFYSNGGHSGNAGGGGGGGGGGSSGYGSYYQGDNYNSPVPPKHAGKKQPHGGQQKPSYGSGYQSHQGQQQSYNQSQYGNYGPPQGKQKGYNHGQGNYSSYSNSYSSPGGGGGSDYSYESKFRGYSSQSNYNSPGSGQNYSGPPSSYQSSQGGYGRNADHSMNYQYR
- the ILF3 gene encoding interleukin enhancer-binding factor 3 isoform X5, with the translated sequence MRPVRIFVNDDRHVMAKHSSVYPTQEELEAVQNMVSHTERALKAVSDWIDEQEKGSSDHAESENVDVPPEDDSKEGAGEQKTEHMTRTLRGVMRVGLVAKGLLLKGDLDLELVLLCKEKPTTTLLDKVADNLAIQLAAVTEDKYEILQSVDDAAIVIKNTKEPPLSLTIHLTSPVVREEMEKVLAGETLSVNDPPDVLDRQKCLAALASLRHAKWFQARANGLKSCVIVIRVLRDLCTRVPTWGPLRGWPLELLCEKSIGTANRPMGAGEALRRVLECLASGIVMPDGSGIYDPCEKEATDAIGHLDRQQREDITQSAQHALRLAAFGQLHKVLGMDPLPSKMPKKPKNENPVDYIVQIPPSTTYAITPMKRPMEEDGEEKSPSKKKKKIQKKEEKAEPPQAMNALMRLNQLKPGLQYKLVSQTGPVHAPIFTMSVEVDGNSFEASGPSKKTAKLHVAVKVLQDMGLPTGAEGRDSSKGEDSAEETEAKPAVVAPPPVVEAVSTPSAAFPSDPTAENVKQQGPILTKHGKNPVMELNEKRRGLKYELISETGGSHDKRFVMEVEVDGQKFQGAGSNKKVAKAYAALAALEKLFPDAPLALEANKKKRAPVPVRGGPKFAAKPHNPGFGMGGPMHNEVPPPPNLRGRGRGGNIRSRGRGRGFGGANHGGYMNAGAGYGSYGYGGNSATAGYSDFFTDCYGYHDFGSS
- the ILF3 gene encoding interleukin enhancer-binding factor 3 isoform X4 — its product is MRPVRIFVNDDRHVMAKHSSVYPTQEELEAVQNMVSHTERALKAVSDWIDEQEKGSSDHAESENVDVPPEDDSKEGAGEQKTEHMTRTLRGVMRVGLVAKGLLLKGDLDLELVLLCKEKPTTTLLDKVADNLAIQLAAVTEDKYEILQSVDDAAIVIKNTKEPPLSLTIHLTSPVVREEMEKVLAGETLSVNDPPDVLDRQKCLAALASLRHAKWFQARANGLKSCVIVIRVLRDLCTRVPTWGPLRGWPLELLCEKSIGTANRPMGAGEALRRVLECLASGIVMPDGSGIYDPCEKEATDAIGHLDRQQREDITQSAQHALRLAAFGQLHKVLGMDPLPSKMPKKPKNENPVDYIVQIPPSTTYAITPMKRPMEEDGEEKSPSKKKKKIQKKEEKAEPPQAMNALMRLNQLKPGLQYKLVSQTGPVHAPIFTMSVEVDGNSFEASGPSKKTAKLHVAVKVLQDMGLPTGAEGRDSSKGEDSAEETEAKPAVVAPPPVVEAVSTPSAAFPSDPTAEQGPILTKHGKNPVMELNEKRRGLKYELISETGGSHDKRFVMEVEVDGQKFQGAGSNKKVAKAYAALAALEKLFPDAPLALEANKKKRAPVPVRGGPKFAAKPHNPGFGMGGPMHNEVPPPPNLRGRGRGGNIRSRGRGRGFGGANHGGYMNAGAGYGSYGYGGNSATAGYSQFYSNGGHSGNAGGGGGGGGGGSSGYGSYYQGDNYNSPVPPKHAGKKQPHGGQQKPSYGSGYQSHQGQQQSYNQSQYGNYGPPQGKQKGYNHGQGNYSSYSNSYSSPGGGGGSDYSYESKFRGYSSQSNYNSPGSGQNYSGPPSSYQSSQGGYGRNADHSMNYQYR
- the ILF3 gene encoding interleukin enhancer-binding factor 3 isoform X2; translation: MRPVRIFVNDDRHVMAKHSSVYPTQEELEAVQNMVSHTERALKAVSDWIDEQEKGSSDHAESENVDVPPEDDSKEGAGEQKTEHMTRTLRGVMRVGLVAKGLLLKGDLDLELVLLCKEKPTTTLLDKVADNLAIQLAAVTEDKYEILQSVDDAAIVIKNTKEPPLSLTIHLTSPVVREEMEKVLAGETLSVNDPPDVLDRQKCLAALASLRHAKWFQARANGLKSCVIVIRVLRDLCTRVPTWGPLRGWPLELLCEKSIGTANRPMGAGEALRRVLECLASGIVMPDGSGIYDPCEKEATDAIGHLDRQQREDITQSAQHALRLAAFGQLHKVLGMDPLPSKMPKKPKNENPVDYIVQIPPSTTYAITPMKRPMEEDGEEKSPSKKKKKIQKKEEKAEPPQAMNALMRLNQLKPGLQYKLVSQTGPVHAPIFTMSVEVDGNSFEASGPSKKTAKLHVAVKVLQDMGLPTGAEGRDSSKGEDSAEETEAKPAVVAPPPVVEAVSTPSAAFPSDPTAEQGPILTKHGKNPVMELNEKRRGLKYELISETGGSHDKRFVMEVEVDGQKFQGAGSNKKVAKAYAALAALEKLFPDAPLALEANKKKRAPVPVRGGPKFAAKPHNPGFGMGGPMHNEVPPPPNLRGRGRGGNIRSRGRGRGFGGANHGGYMNAGAGYGSYGYGGNSATAGYSQFYSNGGHSGNAGGGGGGGGGGSSGYGSYYQGDNYNSPVPPKHAGKKQPHGGQQKPSYGSGYQSHQGQQQSYNQSQYGNYGPPQGKQKGYNHGQGNYSSYSNSYSSPGGGGGSDYSYESKFNYSGSGGRSGGNSYGSGGSSYNPGSHGGYGGGSGGGSSYQGKQGGYSSQSNYNSPGSGQNYSGPPSSYQSSQGGYGRNADHSMNYQYR